DNA sequence from the Mauremys mutica isolate MM-2020 ecotype Southern chromosome 9, ASM2049712v1, whole genome shotgun sequence genome:
gggggtgctgaaagccactgaaccaaactgtaaaccctgtctgTGATGGAAACCACACATTGGTTGCTATTATTTCCGCAAGCCATGGGGTGCTGCTGCATCCCCATCACCCAACTTCCAGCACGTCTGCATCACACAGGTCAAGAACCTCACCCAGCCATTCCTGCTTCAAGCCCATAGCTTCTGTTTGATCTGGAGCCTCTCTTTTAAAACTAACAAAACAATACATATAACTGAGGGTACAGAATTATCCTCCGAACAGCTGAAACCAAGAGCTATTCAAAAtgtgcaaactgaaaaatccttACGATTACATTAGTCTGATTCTCTACAGCAGCATTAGTAGTTAAGCATGATGGCCAGACTCTGTACACAACCTCTACACCTAGTTTGTGGGCACTTCAAAAGCTCGAGAACTGGCTGAAGCTGGGGTTGTTGTTGTAGGCACATGCTATAAAATACACAGTAGATAAAGGACATTTTCAATATACAATGCTGTGCAGCTGAGAAACACACACAGTCTCCTGTTTACAGTGCTCGCTATGCAAGACCTGTAATGTCCAAAATATGAGGCCTGTGCCCAGTAATGCAACTAATCCTCTATGTTACATTAGTGCCGAGCTCCTAATCTGCATTCCTAACCCCATGTAAAATTCTCACCAGTACAACGGATTGAGCAGGGCTATTGCTGCGGTGCACAAGCTGCCTGACTTCATACACCACGTAGAAAGTGGTCACAACAGTTAAAACTTGGACTGTTACAGCCAAAACATAGAGAGACAAAAATATTTGACAATATGgaatgttacatttaaaaaatggccACGCATTGAGACAGTCTTGTGACCAACTGACCGGTGCGGCAGTGGTTGAGACAATTTCTCTTACTCTGTTGATTTCTCTCCTTATGCCGGTGGGAAGTTGGGTTGGAATTTCTGTGGGGTGAAATTCAGACAGCTCaacatctccagtgatggagtCAGTAAAATATGGAGTTGCAGACGGAGGCAGCAAGGGGGTGTTCGTATGTATCACGGGCACAGGAGGAGGAGCTGTGGGGGTCTTCCAAGTGAAAGGCAAGTGTTCAGTGACAAGAACAGATGCTGTGTGGGAACGAGTGGAGCTCTCAGGTGTGTGGTGTGGAAGGGCTGTGGTAGAGGGGCAGTGAAAATGATCATCTGGTAGAGACAAGAGAGAAATATTCCTTAATGCTATGGGACTGTCACAAGTTAGGAACGTGACATTTTTTACTATGTCTAAATTCCTCTGGAGCCACCCTTTGAATTCAGCGATTTGACAATCACATTTCCAAGGATTGTTGTCAAGCACGACCTCTTGCAGCTTGGATAACGACGCAAAGAAGTCTCCAGGAAGAGACTGCAGGCTGGTACAGTTTAGGTAAATTGCCTGGAGATTACTGAGATTATAAAAGAGGTTTTTAGGCAGAACCTCAATCCTGTTATTGAAAAGGGAAATCTCCTGAAGTTTCTGCAGACCCTGGAAGATGCCCTCCGGgagagtagagagattatttgtATGCAAAGACAAACGCCGAAGTTCATGCAGGCCACTGAACACGTTCCTTGGGAGAACACTTAACTCAGGATTGAAAGTCAGCACAAGTAGCTCTAAATCTGTCAAATTACCAAACACAAAATCTGGCACAGTGGAGAGTTTGGTGTCATATACCCACAGACTCCGGAGAGTCCGAATTTCTCCAAACAATATTTCTGGAAGGGATCCCAGTGGATTTCCATACAAGGTCAATTTAGTCAAATTGTGCAAATGCAGAAAGAGCCCATGAGGTAACAACTGCAGTTTATTTCGAGAGAGCGTTAAACTATTTAGTTTAAGGAGATTGCGAAATGCACCCGGGGCAATGGACTGAATGTCATTTGAatgcagaagaagctcctgcagctctctcaggttatcAAACACACCAGAGTCTATTGAACTGAGCCTGTTCATATACAGAGTGAGCTTCTCAAGTTTGGTTA
Encoded proteins:
- the GP5 gene encoding platelet glycoprotein V: MLVFRLAVIIHLFLQLNASVCPKECECILKDAIRCSGSGIKDLASLGLPTNMTQILITSTKATELKDKVFSGMTVLQRLILSSNQLSLILPGAFKGLVKLKTLKLFDNKLTQLPTGVFDEMVDLQQLILEKNLLKDVERSLFDKLVNLQELFLNKNHLTELPDGVLRNLAKLKLLNLSRNYLAALPRNIFSTLTKLEKLTLYMNRLSSIDSGVFDNLRELQELLLHSNDIQSIAPGAFRNLLKLNSLTLSRNKLQLLPHGLFLHLHNLTKLTLYGNPLGSLPEILFGEIRTLRSLWVYDTKLSTVPDFVFGNLTDLELLVLTFNPELSVLPRNVFSGLHELRRLSLHTNNLSTLPEGIFQGLQKLQEISLFNNRIEVLPKNLFYNLSNLQAIYLNCTSLQSLPGDFFASLSKLQEVVLDNNPWKCDCQIAEFKGWLQRNLDIVKNVTFLTCDSPIALRNISLLSLPDDHFHCPSTTALPHHTPESSTRSHTASVLVTEHLPFTWKTPTAPPPVPVIHTNTPLLPPSATPYFTDSITGDVELSEFHPTEIPTQLPTGIRREINRVREIVSTTAAPVSWSQDCLNAWPFFKCNIPYCQIFLSLYVLAVTVQVLTVVTTFYVVYEVRQLVHRSNSPAQSVVLVRILHGVRNAD